Part of the Bradyrhizobium sp. AZCC 1721 genome, TGCAGGGCCAATGTCGCCGCACGGTCGCGGTCGCCGGCGCCGAGCGCGCGGCTGATGGCGGAGGAAACGCCGCCGCCCATCGCGCCCGCCGACATCATCTGCGTCAGCATGACGAAGGGAAATACCAGCGCGATTCCCGCGAGCGGCTCGGTGCCGAGCCGGCCGATATAGGAGGTCTCGGCGACCGCAACCAGCGTCATGCCGACCATGGCGATCGCGTTGGGAAGCGCAAGTGTCAGCAGCGTCGACAGGATCGGCGAGGTGAGCAGGGCACTGGTCGGAGCTGACGGGACCGCGGCGGGGCGCATGTCGAGGGGGGCGTCCATGGTCATGCGTCACGTCATCCAAATGAAATAGATTATGGATGACATATTATCCGACCGGGCCGACGCAAGTCACCCCCGCGCCGCTGCAGGGGTCACCACGGCAGGCCGCATAGGTCGATGACGCCGTCGCGCGGTTTGCGGGTAAAATCGAACACGAACGGCGCCATGGCCTCGAAGCGAACCCGTCCCTCCGGCTGTTCGGCATAGACCTCGCCGTTGAACGCATGCCAGCCGCGCGCCTGATAGAATGCTTCATTGTGCGGCTCGCAGAACAGCATCGCAAAGCGCACCGCTTCGTGGTCGCGCAGGGTCCTGACAGCGGCGTTCAGCGCCAGCGTCGCATAGCCGCGTCCCCGGCAATCCGCCCGGGTCGAGACGCCGCCAATGCCGCCGACATGAACCTTGCGCCCGTCCCAAGTAGCGTCACGGAAGTAGATGCCGACATGGCAGGCAAGTCCTAGGCTGGGCGAATCCTCCGGTGCGTCAATCAGCACGCGCAGATCGGCGTGGGCCCATTTGACGTGACCCCAGGGCAATTTTTCCACGACATCGCGCGGCCACACCGCGTTCATCAGCGGTTCGGCCCTCGGCCATGATGCCTCGCCGTTCAGGACGTCGATCTCGATACTCATGTCATTCCCTCGTCGCGGCGCCCTTATCCGTCATACGCTGGACGCGGAGGGGCGTTACGCAAGACCCCTGCCGTTTTGCCAAAATGCGGTGTTTAAGACCAATGGAACCTTCTATAAGGGTTCCCGTTAGACTTCGTCTCCCATCAGTTCGGACATCACCCCATGACCTTCACGCTGCCCAATCTCCCCTATTCCCACGACGCCCTTGCGCCTCACATGTCCAAGGAAACGCTGGAGTACCACCACGACAAGCATCACCAAGCTTACGTGACCAACGGAAACAACGCGATCAAGGGGACTGAATTCGAAGGCAAGTCCCTGGAGGAGATCGTCAAGGGTTCGTTCGGCAAGAATCCGGCCGTGTTCAACAATGCCGGCCAGCATTATAACCATCTGCATTTCTGGAACTGGATGAAGCCGAATGGCGGCGGCAGCAAGCTGCCCGGCCGTCTGGATAAGAAGATTACCGAGGACCTCGGCGGGCTCGAGAAGTTCAAGGCCGATTTCGCCGCCGCCGGCGTTGGCCAGTTCGGCTCTGGCTGGTGCTGGCTGTCGGTCAAGAACGGCAAGCTCGAAATCTCCAAGACCGCGAATGGCGAGAGCCCGCTGGTCTACGGCGCGACGCCGATTCTCGGCTGCGACGTCTGGGAGCACTCCTACTACATCGACTATCGCAACCGCCGTCCCGACTATCTCAAGGCGTTCTGCGATAACCTGATCAACTGGGACTATGTCGACGAGCTGTTCGGCAAGGCCGGAGCGTAACGACCAGGCGCGGTGGATACGCAACGTCTCGCCGACAAGCGAACATGAAATGGCGATGCATCAACGCCGTTTCACCCTCCCCTGGAGGGGTCCGAGACGAGCAAAGCTCGCTCGTGGGGCGGTTCGCATGCAGCGAAGCGGAATGCGATCCGGGGCGGGGGTGATCTCTCAGCTCGAACACTGTTCGAGTGGATAGACCTTCACCCCACCCCGCCGCTCATTTCATTCGCGTCGACCCTCCCCCTCGAGGGGAGGGTGAACACCGGGGCAATAGTGGGTAACGCGACAAGCTATTTGTTGGTCTTTTTGGGCGGCGGCCTTGGCGCGACGCTGCGTCATCTCATCAATCTCGCCTGCGCCCGCTGCCTCGGCACCAGCTTTCCCTGGGGCACATTCATCATCAACATATCAGGCTCGACCGCGATGGGGCTGATCGCGGGTTATCTCGCCTTCAAGGGCGAGGCCTCGCAGCCCTGGCGGCTGTTTTTGATGACCGGCGTCCTCGGCGGCTACACCACGTTCTCGGCCTATTCGCTCGATGCCGCGCTGCTCTACGAGCGCGGCGAGCTTGGGCTCGCTGCGCTTTACGTGATTGGCTCCGTCATGCTTTCGATTGTCGGGCTGTTCGGCGGTCTCGCACTGGTGCGTCAGTTCACCTGAACCAACCGCCATATGACCGCGTGACGTCCTCGCATGGGCGTCCTTGAGATGCGCATGGGTATCGCGCGAGCTTCCGTTTGCTTCGCCACACGCGCGGGACTAAGCAGGATGGATCCGCTTCACCCGCCAACGCACGGCCTTGTCAGAACCTCCGCCAACAGACCCGGCGCCAGCCGACGACGCCGAGCCAAAACCCCGGCGTGCCCGCAAGCCGGTCGGCTGGTCGATGATCGTGATCGGCGCGCTCGTCGCGATCTGCGCTGCGCTGGTGTGGCGGCGCGACGGCATCGACGGCGTGCTCAATATTCTCACCCACGATCTCCTGCTGTTCGGCGAAATCATCCCGCGCGTGCTGGCCGGCTGCCTGCTCGGCGGATTCATCGCGGAAATTCTGCCGCACGACAAAGTCTCGCGATCGCTCGGGCCGGAATCGGGCCTAAAGGGACTTTTGATCGGAACGGCATTCGGCGCGATCCTGCCGGGCGGTCCCTTCACCGCCTATCCGGTGGCGGCGGCATTGCTCACGGTCGGCGCCGATTTCGGCGCCACCATCGCCATGGTCGTGAGCTGGACGCTGATCGGTTACGGCCGCGCCGTCGCCTGGGAGCTGCCGATTCTCGGCACCGACTTCACGCTGTGGCGCATTGTGATCTCGCTGCCGATCCCCGTGCTGGCAGGCTGGCTCGGCCGCGTCGTCTTCGTGCGGATGTATCCGAAGGGCGAGCCGTCGTGACGGCGTCTGCGCTGATCATCGACATCACGCTGTGGGCCTCGGTCGCCATTCTCGGCTTCATGGCTTGGCGGCGAGGCCGCGTCGTGCTGGTGTCGTCGGTGCGCGAAGGCTCGATGGAC contains:
- a CDS encoding GNAT family N-acetyltransferase, coding for MSIEIDVLNGEASWPRAEPLMNAVWPRDVVEKLPWGHVKWAHADLRVLIDAPEDSPSLGLACHVGIYFRDATWDGRKVHVGGIGGVSTRADCRGRGYATLALNAAVRTLRDHEAVRFAMLFCEPHNEAFYQARGWHAFNGEVYAEQPEGRVRFEAMAPFVFDFTRKPRDGVIDLCGLPW
- a CDS encoding permease codes for the protein MSEPPPTDPAPADDAEPKPRRARKPVGWSMIVIGALVAICAALVWRRDGIDGVLNILTHDLLLFGEIIPRVLAGCLLGGFIAEILPHDKVSRSLGPESGLKGLLIGTAFGAILPGGPFTAYPVAAALLTVGADFGATIAMVVSWTLIGYGRAVAWELPILGTDFTLWRIVISLPIPVLAGWLGRVVFVRMYPKGEPS
- the crcB gene encoding fluoride efflux transporter CrcB, giving the protein MGNATSYLLVFLGGGLGATLRHLINLACARCLGTSFPWGTFIINISGSTAMGLIAGYLAFKGEASQPWRLFLMTGVLGGYTTFSAYSLDAALLYERGELGLAALYVIGSVMLSIVGLFGGLALVRQFT
- a CDS encoding superoxide dismutase is translated as MTFTLPNLPYSHDALAPHMSKETLEYHHDKHHQAYVTNGNNAIKGTEFEGKSLEEIVKGSFGKNPAVFNNAGQHYNHLHFWNWMKPNGGGSKLPGRLDKKITEDLGGLEKFKADFAAAGVGQFGSGWCWLSVKNGKLEISKTANGESPLVYGATPILGCDVWEHSYYIDYRNRRPDYLKAFCDNLINWDYVDELFGKAGA